A single Thunnus thynnus chromosome 6, fThuThy2.1, whole genome shotgun sequence DNA region contains:
- the LOC137184269 gene encoding kelch-like protein 10, whose protein sequence is MSEISSVYNELRLEQQLCDALIRVDNEEFQAHKIILCNCSSYFRALFTHWSSPDSRVFEIHNVTPDMMKIIIEFAYNNSVSVTNENVQELFIAADRFNVTGITQACCDFLEDHLTPENCIGIWWFTDVYYYPEMKHKAFLFTLYHFEEVVATSEDFLQLSVEELVKIIENDLLNVKQEKMVFEAILHWIAYAPEERTDYISLLLSNVRLALMSPAYITDNVSNNEVVKASEECRPILLKTMQAMLDLRTKIFSDSVFFNPLARPRLPPAILLAIGGWSGGNPTNGIEAYDVRADRWVNVTNNEEGPRAYHGAAFLNGSVYCVGGFDSVEQFSNVHKFDLSMQTWQEVAPMHSSRCYVSVTVMDGCIYAMGGFDGHDRLETAERYQPNTNQWTVIAPMHEKRSDASCTTLHNKVYICGGFNGNECLSTAECYNPETDEWTVISSMGSRRSGIGVITYADRVFAVGGFNGTSRLRTAEAYNPHTNTWHSVPSMLGTRSNFGIAVIDDRLFVVGGFNGFTTTFDVECYDVEAGEWSAVRDMEISRSALSCCVVHGFPDMAEYAAPRYQMQFSDEEEEEAAH, encoded by the exons ATGAGTGAGATCAGCTCGGTGTATAATGAGCTCCGTCTGGAACAACAGCTTTGCGATGCGTTGATCAGAGTGGACAACGAAGAATTTCAAGCGCACAAAATCATCCTCTGTAATTGCAGTTCGTACTTCAG AGCTCTCTTCACTCACTGGTCGAGTCCGGACAGTCGGGTTTTTGAAATTCACAATGTGACGCCTGACATGATGAAGATCATCATCGAGTTTGCCTACAATAACTCTGTTTCTGTGACCAACGAGAATGTACAAGAACTTTTTATAGCAGCAGATCGGTTCAATGTAACGGGCATCACACAGGCATGCTGTGACTTCCTGGAGGATCATCTGACCCCAGAGAACTGCATCGGCATCTGGTGGTTCACAGACGTCTATTACTACCCCGAAATGAAACACAAGGCCTTCCTCTTCACACTATATCACTTTGAGGAGGTTGTTGCCACCTCAGAAGACTTCCTGCAGCTCTCTGTGGAGGAACTTGTTAAAATCATTGAGAATGACCTGCTCAATGTAAAGCAGGAGAAGATGGTGTTTGAGGCTATCCTCCACTGGATTGCATATGCGCCTGAAGAACGCACAGATTACATCTCTCTGCTTTTGTCTAAT GTCAGGCTGGCTTTAATGAGTCCAGCATATATCACAGACAATGTGAGCAACAACGAAGTGGTGAAGGCCAGTGAAGAGTGTCGACCGATTCTCCTCAAGACCATGCAGGCCATGCTCGACCTCAGAACAAAAATTTTCTCTGACTCTGTTTTCTTTAACCCTTTGGCCCGTCCACGTCTGCCTCCTGCCATCCTGTTGGCCATTGGAGGCTGGAGTGGTGGCAATCCCACCAATGGCATTGAGGCGTATGATGTCCGTGCTGACCGCTGGGTCAATGTAACTAACAATGAGGAGGGTCCAAGGGCCTACCATGGTGCTGCTTTCCTCAATGGATCAGTTTACTGTGTCGGCGGCTTTGACAGTGTCGAACAGTTCAGCAATGTGCATAAGTTCGATCTGAGCATGCAAACCTGGCAGGAGGTGGCACCGATGCATTCCAGCCGCTGCTATGTCAGTGTTACTGTGATGGACGGGTGCATTTACGCCATGGGAGGTTTTGATGGACATGATCGACTCGAAACTGCTGAGCGCTATCAGCCCAACACCAACCAGTGGACTGTAATTGCACCCATGCACGAGAAGAGGAGTGACGCCAGTTGCACAACCCTCCACAACAAG GTGTACATTTGTGGTGGCTTCAATGGGAACGAGTGCCTGTCCACAGCTGAATGTTACAACCCAGAGACCGACGAGTGGACAGTCATCTCCTCCATGGGCAGCAGACGCAGTGGAATTGGGGTCATCACCTACGCAGACCGAGTCTTTGCA GTTGGTGGTTTCAATGGAACCAGCCGTCTGCGCACTGCTGAGGCCTACAACCCTCACACCAACACCTGGCACTCTGTGCCATCCATGCTGGGCACACGCAGTAACTTTGGCATCGCAGTGATCGACGACCGCCTCTTTGTGGTCGGGGGCTTCAACGGCTTCACCACCACCTTTGACGTTGAGTGCTACGATGTCGAAGCTGGTGAGTGGTCTGCTGTCCGTGACATGGAGATCTCTCGCAGTGCTCTGAGCTGCTGCGTGGTGCACGGATTCCCCGACATGGCCGAGTACGCTGCCCCTCGTTACCAAATGCAATTCtctgatgaggaggaggaggaagcagcgCATTGA
- the rprd1b gene encoding regulation of nuclear pre-mRNA domain-containing protein 1B, which produces MSSFSESALEKKLSELSSSQQSVQTLSLWIIHHRKHSGLIVKVWHRELKKAKSTRKLTFLYLANDVIQNSKKKGPEFTKDFESVLVDACSHVASDADENCKKHMERLLNIWKERSLYRGDFIQQLKLAIEDSNSPRPSEEKKAVKRSYQKIQEDEDDEDDDYRSHNSPRNTDATATQLTEELVKALQDLENAASGDAAVRQKIASLPQEVQDVSLLEKITDKEAADKLSKTVDEACLLLAEYNGRLAAELEDRRQLARMLTEYISSQKEALTEREKKLEEYKQKLARVTQVRKELKSHIQSLPDLSLLPNVTGGLAPLPSAGDLFSTD; this is translated from the exons atgtCGTCTTTCTCTGAGTCCGCCCTGGAGAAGAAGCTGTCGGAGCTGAGCAGCTCTCAGCAGAGCGTCCAGACTCTGTCTCTGTGGATCATCCACCACCGCAAACACTCCGGCCTCATCGTCAAAGTGTGGCACAGAGAGCTGAAGAAAG CTAAAAGCACCAGGAAGCTGACGTTTCTCTATCTGGCCAACGATGTCATCCAGAACAGCAAGAAGAAAGGACCAGAGTTCACCAAAGACTTTGAGTCTGTTCTCGTCGACGCCTGCTCTCATGTTGCCAG TGATGCAGATGAGAACTGTAAAAAGCACATGGAGAGACTGCTGAACATCTGGAAGGAGAGGAGTCTCTACAGAGGCGACTTCATTCAGCAACTCAAGCTGGCCATCGAAGACTCCAACAGCCCCAGACCTTCAG aagagaagaaggcTGTCAAACGAAGCTATCAGAAGATCCAGGAAGATGAAGACGATGAGGACGACGACTACAGGAGCCACAACTCCCCTCGCAACACAGACGCCACCGCAACTCAGCTG ACAGAAGAGCTGGTGAAGGCCCTGCAGGACTTGGAGAACGCTGCATCGGGTGACGCTGCTGTTCGTCAGAAGATCGCCTCGCTGCCGCAGGAAGTCCAGGATGTTTCTCTGCTGGAGAAAATCACTG ACAAAGAGGCAGCAGACAAGCTGTCGAAGACGGTGGATGAAGCCTGTTTGCTGCTGGCGGAGTACAACGGTCGACTGGCCGCAGAGTTGGAGGACCGGAGGCAGCTGGCTCGCATGCTGACTGAATACATCAGCAGCCAGAAGGAGGCGCTcacggagagagagaagaaactaGAG GAATATAAACAGAAACTAGCGAGGGTGACCCAGGTGAGGAAAGAGCTCAAGTCGCACATCCAGAGTCTCCCTGACCTCTCCCTCCTGCCCAACGTGACCGGGGGTCTGGCCCCGCTCCCCTCGGCCGGAGACCTCTTCTCCACCGACTGA
- the LOC137184265 gene encoding protein-glutamine gamma-glutamyltransferase 2-like, with translation MSQVLDIERCDLNIKSNNSSHHTELCKEERLIVRRGQPFNVSLHLKAESKEFKPSETSFTLIVETGPLPRKESGTKVCFGLHDSTVDTEWSASATNDPSGNTVSVTINSSPNAPIGLYSLTVDQEGQKTSLGQFTLLFNAWCPRDAVYMRSEMKRQEYVLAQHGQVYRGTFKRIKGTPWNFGQFEVGILDICLKILDDNPKFVSDADQDCSARRNPIYVTRVLSAMINSYDDSGVLVGNWGEITDGVHPGQWIGSGDILRQWAESGPVRYGQCWVFAAVACTVSRALGIPCRVVTNFGSAHDTDANLVIENLYDEDGESISDDSIWNFHVWVDSWMTRPDLGEEFDGWQTSDPTPQEKSEGVFCCGPASLRAIREGELTKKYDAPFIFAEVNADVVDLVRLSNGQLVKIGGSTKSVGRFISTKAVGSDERHDITHQYKYPEGSKEERQMYEKAQHHNKLQQRGEEPELRLKIKLADNMIVGSDFEVCAVLTNNCMEAKTCIFLFVAKAVGYNGKLGGSCGFASDKVEVPSGEERRLYLRLMYDSYGSVITSDRLIHLSAITVDKQTIDYHKAEKTIVLDEPVIEIKLVGEATLYESMTAELSLLNPLPEPLQDCSFTMEGVGLTDGKPIILRIGTVGPKQEAKATAELSPSITGPSMLLVNFDSDKLRNIKSFINVMVNECASTEI, from the exons ATGAGTCAAG TCTTGGACATTGAGCGCTGTGATCTGAACATTaagagcaacaacagcagccatCATACGGAGCTGTGTAAAGAGGAGCGTTTGATTGTCAGAAGGGGACAGCCCTTCAACGTCAGTTTACATCTAAAAGCTGAAAGCAAAGAGTTCAAACCAAGTGAAACAAGCTTCACACTAATTGTTGAAACTG GTCCGCTACCCAGAAAAGAATCTGGCACGAAGGTTTGCTTTGGACTCCATGACTCCACGGTGGACACTGAGTGGAGCGCCTCTGCCACTAATGATCCCTCTGGAAACACAGTGTCTGTGACTATCAATTCCTCCCCCAATGCCCCAATAGGGCTCTATTCTCTGACTGTGGACCAGGAGGGGCAGAAGACCAGTTTAGGACAATTCACCCTGCTTTTTAATGCTTGGTGCCCCA GAGATGCTGTTTACATGCGCAGTGAGATGAAGAGGCAGGAGTATGTCTTAGCACAACATGGGCAGGTCTACAGAGGAACGTTTAAACGAATCAAAGGGACACCCTGGAACTTCGGACAG TTTGAAGTAGGAATATTGGATATCTGTCTGAAGATCCTGGATGACAATCCCAAATTTGTGTCTGATGCTGACCAGGACTGCTCTGCCAGGAGAAATCCCATCTATGTGACCAGAGTGCTGAGTGCCATG ATCAACAGTTACGATGACAGCGGTGTGCTGGTGGGAAATTGGGGAGAGATTACAGATGGAGTTCATCCAGGCCAGTGGATCGGCAGCGGGGACATTCTGCGTCAGTGGGCAGAAAGTGGCCCCGTCCGCTACGGCCAGTGTTGGGTCTTTGCTGCTGTTGCATGCACAG tGTCCCGTGCCCTGGGTATCCCGTGTCGAGTGGTTACTAACTTTGGATCAGCTCACGATACTGACGCCAACCTGGTGATAGAAAACCTGTATGATGAAGATGGTGAGAGTATTTCTGATGATTCAATATG GAACTTCCATGTTTGGGTCGATAGCTGGATGACTCGTCCAGACTTAGGAGAGGAATTTGATGGTTGGCAGACCAGTGACCCAACCCCGCAAGAGAAAAGTGAAG GTGTTTTCTGTTGTGGACCGGCCTCACTGAGGGCTATCAGGGAAGGAGAGCTGACCAAGAAGTACGATGCTCCCTTTATTTTCGCTGAG GTTAATGCAGATGTTGTGGACTTGGTGCGCCTGTCAAATGGACAATTGGTCAAAATTGGTGGATCAACAAAGTCTGTTGGACGGTTCATCAGCACTAAAGCTGTGGGCTCAGATGAGAGGCATGACATCACACACCAGTACAAGTATCCTGAAG GTTCAAAGGAGGAGAGGCAGATGTATGAGAAGGCTCAGCACCACAACAAGCTACAGCAGCGAGGAGAAGAGCCAGAGCTCCGTCTCAAG ATCAAGCTTGCTGATAACATGATTGTGGGCTCAGACTTTGAGGTTTGTGCTGTCCTCACTAACAACTGCATGGAGGCAAAGACCTGCATTTTCCTGTTTGTTGCCAAAGCTGTAGGCTACAACGGAAAACTAGGAGGGAGCTGTGGATTTGCTTCAGACAAAGTGGAGGTGCCCTCTGGAGAAG agAGGCGTCTGTACCTCAGACTGATGTATGACAGTTATGGATCAGTGATCACCTCTGACAGGCTGATCCATCTGTCAGCCATCACCGTCGACAAGCAGACCATTGACTACCACAAGGCTGAAAAGACCATTGTGTTGGATGAGCCAGTCATAGAAATCAAG CTGGTGGGAGAAGCCACACTATATGAGTCTATGACGGCAGAGCTGAGCTTGTTGAACCCTTTACCAGAGCCACTGCAGGACTGCAGCTTCACCATGGAGGGGGTCGGCCTCACTGACGGCAAGCCCATAATACTGAG GATTGGAACAGTGGGCCCAAAACAGGAGGCCAAGGCCACTGCTGAGCTCAGTCCCAGCATTACTGGACCCAGCATGCTCCTGGTGAACTTTGATAGCGACAAACTGAGGAACATCAAGAGCTTCATCAATGTTATGGTGAACGAATGTGCCAGTACAGAAATCTAA